DNA from Paludisphaera mucosa:
GTCCGATCGACTCCATCATACGCGTGATCCTGACGAGGGGGCGGGTTCGAGGCGGTCCGGCGACGGCGGTCGCACGCGGGACGGCGAAACGCGATCCCCCCGTCGTCGAGGAGATCGCGCGAGGCTCCCAGGTTGGTTGCGTCGGGCGGGCCGTCGGCTCAGCGGGAGCGGCGGCGAAGCGCGGCGACGCCGCCGAGCCCGGCCATCCCGACGACCAGCATCGAGACCGTGGCCGGTTCCGGGACCGCCGCCGTGACCGAGACGCCGTCGAGCAGCATCAGCGGGGGCACGCCGTTGGGCTGGCCCTGGGCCAGGAAGGAGAGGACCTGGCTGGCGCCCGTCGCCGTGAACGTCAGGGTCGTCTGGAACCAGCCGCTGAAGCCGTGCTCCACGTCGTTCGTGAGCGTCGTCGACTGGGTGACGCCGCCGAACGAGACGTCCCAGTACTTGTTGAAGGTTTCCCCGTCGAAGCCGGACTGCTGGCCGGTCGCCCAGCTGAAGCTGACGTCGTACTCGTCCCCGGCGACGAGGCCGGTGATCGTCTGCGAGATGGCCGCGTGATACCCCTCGGCCCCGTCCGCGACGATGTAATTCCCCCCCAGGGGGCTGTCCGTGAAGCCGTTGTTCGACCCGGTGGCTGGGCTCCAGATGTTGAACCCGCCGTACTGGCCCGTGGCGCCGGTGTTGGAGAACCCCGGGGCGACGACGAAGCTGAGGCCGCCGCCGTTGACGCTGGTGTCCACGGTCCAGTCGACCAGCTGCGTGAACCCCGCCCT
Protein-coding regions in this window:
- a CDS encoding PEP-CTERM sorting domain-containing protein; protein product: MNWKNTIVAGVCALAWAAAAPEVSLASGLNLVSNGDFEQTTNGANLQLRAGFTQLVDWTVDTSVNGGGLSFVVAPGFSNTGATGQYGGFNIWSPATGSNNGFTDSPLGGNYIVADGAEGYHAAISQTITGLVAGDEYDVSFSWATGQQSGFDGETFNKYWDVSFGGVTQSTTLTNDVEHGFSGWFQTTLTFTATGASQVLSFLAQGQPNGVPPLMLLDGVSVTAAVPEPATVSMLVVGMAGLGGVAALRRRSR